Proteins encoded in a region of the Pieris rapae chromosome 10, ilPieRapa1.1, whole genome shotgun sequence genome:
- the LOC110991286 gene encoding androgen-induced gene 1 protein isoform X1, protein MALPLLHIFTAVLNSYILWYDQVYVNVFYGNSLDTYPFKSRILFLTLWNFVLHGVYHWVAFANDVFGTDEASPRHPPLIRKLKDLLFTIAFPLGVYVSIAFWSVYAVDKELIFPEHVEKAYPPWINHPLHTFVSVFIILEMLTSNVTYPRRTVGLAMINIFMFSYLGFLFVVYGQTGEWVYPVLAYFNWPLRIIFCFGSIVIGHLFYFVGESLNIKLNPKVKSNKKSR, encoded by the exons ATGGCATTACCattgttacatatttttactgctgtattaaattcttatattttgtgGTATGATCAAGTATATGTGAATGTATTCTATGGAAATTCACTGGACACCTACCCTTTTAAAAGCCGTATTCTTTTCTTAACTCTGTGGAATTTT gTGCTTCACGGAGTTTACCATTGGGTAGCCTTCGCCAATGATGTTTTTGGTACAGACGAAGCATCACCGCGTCACCCGCCTTTAATacgaaaattaaaagatttgttATTTACCATAGCTTTTCCGCTAGGTGTCTATGTGTCTATTGCTTTCTGGAGTGTATACGCCGTGGACAAGGAACTTATATTTCCCGAACACGTAGAAAAAGCTTATCCACCATGGATTAATCACCCCTTACATacttttgtatctgtttttataatattagaaatgttAACGTCTAATGTAACCTACCCTAGAAGGACGGTCGGTTTAGCCATgataaatatctttatgttCTCGTATTTaggatttttgtttgtagttTATGGTCAAACAGGAGAATGGGTGTACCCTGTATTAGCATACTTCAATTGGCCTCTCAGAATAATCTTTTGTTTCGGCAGTATTGTAATAGGTCACCTATTTTATTTCGTAGGCGAAAGTttgaacattaaattaaatcctaAGGTTAAAAGCAACAAGAAGTCACGATAA
- the LOC110991306 gene encoding protein asteroid: MGVRGLTTYLNYNSNIFMKDYDLHNTNLVIDGHSLCAQLYRSLNCFSAFGGDYDKFAAYVKTFFKNLKKCKVTPYVIFDGSYEKRKLRTAHSRLRSKIYGAARLDPVTQGSLQIFPLLLREVFKEVIKELTVMYTICEFEADDEIAALARYLNCPVLSYDSDFFIYNVVYIPFNSLEIKPKQILYDEKKVFAMECKIYKVEFLTKHFGGIEKELLPLLATLLGNDFVEKKVFCKFFSQLKTPKGKKSKNEQQRCIHGLFLWLQNETLESAITKIIGRLKKHQKKKVFAIIMKSIKGYNKKECKSLKYFNLSNDSIDDIVDIKMPDEINDDDIDNQSDESGSFSSNDESDKESNSGHDIEESLPEWIAEGIRHKTIPHSFINLYTHHLHFCSPQAEDYLQDDAHYCILPILRYAFDILTDFEQEHFVYVSREKDCNYRRIIVGKEFAVSKPIILPISQLIGSQLHAYFYHFFKEKLPQLNFEVLKLLPSNFQLFALALLWWVSNCDVVVGQLHSLIMCYTYLDAIDEKVGSTRSYFHFNKKFSNKILELKERSVTEITDDLQMNKNKVQYDDCIVSAAMLLKNFEIDETIRKKPKSYNSRRIHTFAQFQCCLYAINSLNTLCGSPFESTIYSKSYNGTFIYNMALKLEKESDPMLYLQKYLFGATSVLCFYKSLNMVLCRLINELNLKFKDCNMGKKKNRRRKTDEEITFLIKEFESEVKI; encoded by the coding sequence ATGGGAGTTCGAGGAttaactacatatttaaattataattcaaatatttttatgaaggaTTATGATCTACACAATACTAACTTAGTAATAGATGGACATAGCCTTTGTGCTCAATTGTACAGATCACTGAACTGCTTTTCCGCTTTTGGTGGTGATTACGATAAATTTGCTGCTTACGTTAAGACATTTTTTAAGAATCTAAAGAAATGTAAGGTTACTCCATATGTAATATTTGATGGTAGCTATGAGAAAAGAAAGCTAAGAACGGCACATAGTAGACTTCGTTCTAAGATCTATGGTGCTGCCCGCCTCGATCCAGTCACACAAGGATCTCTTCAAATATTTCCTCTGCTACTAAGGGAGGTTTTTAAGGAAGTAATAAAAGAGTTGACTGTGATGTATACAATATGTGAATTTGAGGCAGATGATGAAATTGCTGCCTTAGCTAGGTACTTAAACTGCCCTGTATTAAGTTATgattctgatttttttatatataatgttgtcTACATCCCATTCAATAGTCTTGAGATAAAACCTAAGCAAATTCTTTATGATGAAAAGAAAGTCTTTGCAATGGAGTGTAAGATATACAAAGttgaatttttaactaaacattttggGGGTATTGAAAAGGAACTTTTACCATTATTAGCAACATTATTAGGAAatgattttgttgaaaaaaaagtgttttgcAAATTTTTTTCACAATTAAAAACCCCTAAAGGTAAGAAATCTAAAAATGAACAACAGCGCTGCATACATGGGTTGTTTCTATGGCTTCAAAATGAAACATTAGAGTCtgctataacaaaaataattggtaggctaaaaaaacaccaaaaaaagaaagtctttgcgattattatgaaaagtatTAAAGGCTACAATAAAAAGGAATGTAAatcactgaaatatttcaatttgtcAAATGACAGTATTGATGATATTGTTGACATAAAAATGCCTGATGAAATTAATGATGATGATATTGACAACCAATCAGATGAGAGTGGAAGTTTTTCAAGTAATGATGAATCTGATAAAGAATCTAATAGTGGTCACGACATTGAAGAAAGCCTACCAGAATGGATTGCTGAAGGCATTCGACATAAAACAATACCACAttcatttatcaatttatatacTCATCATTTGCATTTCTGTTCTCCTCAAGCTGAGGATTATTTACAAGATGATGCTCATTACTGTATTCTACCAATACTAAGATATGCATTTGATATACTAACAGACTTTGAACAAGaacattttgtatatgttaGTAGAGAGAAAGATTGTAATTATAGAAGGATAATTGTTGGAAAAGAGTTTGCAGTTTCCAAACCAATAATCTTACCAATATCACAATTAATTGGATCCCAGCTACATGCATATTTCTACCattttttcaaagaaaaactACCTCAACTAAATTTTGAAGTTTTGAAGCTGCTGCCCTCAAACTTTCAACTTTTTGCACTGGCACTTTTGTGGTGGGTTTCTAACTGTGATGTTGTAGTAGGCCAACTACATAGCTTAATTATGTGTTACACATATTTAGATGCAATTGATGAAAAAGTTGGCAGTACAAGAAGTTACttccattttaataaaaagttctctaataaaatattggaaCTAAAAGAAAGATCTGTAACAGAAATTACAGATGACctacaaatgaataaaaataaagttcaatATGATGATTGTATAGTTTCGGCAGCTATGCTATTGAAAAACTTTGAAATAGATGAAACTATAAGAAAGAAGCCTAAAAGTTATAATTCAAGGAGAATACATACCTTTGCCCAGTTCCAGTGTTGCCTTTATGCCATAAACTCTTTAAATACTCTATGTGGTAGCCCATTTGAAAGtacaatatattcaaaaagttATAATGGTACATTCATTTACAATATGGCATTGAAACTTGAAAAGGAAAGCGATCCAATGTTATATTtgcagaaatatttatttggtgcaACCAGCGTACTTTGTTTCtacaaaagtttaaacatGGTATTATgtagattaataaatgaattaaatttgaaatttaaggATTGTAACATgggtaagaaaaaaaatagaagacGAAAAACAGATGAAGAaatcacatttttaattaaagaatttgagtcagaagttaaaatatag
- the LOC110991288 gene encoding la protein homolog produces the protein MTEEKEVATESNGQENNQSEGSEEISDLENSIIRQVEYYFGDSNLPRDKFLRDQILLDDGWVPLDILLKFNRLAKLSNDHDIIVNALGKSRSGLLEISDDNKKVRRNPELPVPEMNEERRKELTARTVYAKGFPKDSVLDDILKFLKQFEEVENVIMRKYQDRQTKNKIFKGSIFITFKTKEHATKLIESKGLKYNDTELLILWQDNYLQQKQEEYAAHKEKKQKKTQKGEEKGEKDDFKLPTGTVLFFNEGSDNLTREKIKDALTSLGGEVAYIDFNQGDTQGWVRFSKENAAKELSEKFTDGKVKIDEKEIPFKLLEGDEETAYLEKTVEEMAKRRKNMKNFKNRGSNRGKNFRGKGRKRRQDDNGGGPPSKVKADS, from the exons ATGACTGAAGAAAAAGAAGTAGCGACTGAAAGTAATGGACAAGAAAACAATCAGAGCGAGGGAAGTGAAGAGATTTCAGATCTTGAAAACTCTATAATTCGTCAAGTGGAATATTACTTTG GTGATTCAAATTTGCCAAGAGATAAGTTTCTTCGAGATCAAATACTGCTTGATGATGGATGGGTACCCTTAGATATACTGCTTAAGTTCAATCGTCTCGCAAAGCTGTCAAATGATCATGACATTATTGTTAATGCCCTTGGTAAATCAAGATCCGGCCTGTTGGAG aTTTCAGATGACAACAAAAAAGTCCGTAGAAACCCTGAATTGCCAGTGCCAGAGATGAATGAAGAACGACGAAAGGAATTAACTGCTCGCACCGTCTATGCCAAGGGATTCCCAAAAGATAGCGTCTTGGATGATATACTGAAGttcttaaaacaatttgaaGAAGTGGAGAATGTTATTATGAGAAAATATCAAGACAGACAGactaaaaataagattttcaaAGGATCTATTTTCATTACCTTCAAGACTAAAGAGCAT gctacaaaattaattgagAGTAAGGGCTTAAAGTATAATGATACGGAGTTATTAATACTTTGGcaagataattatttacagcAGAAACAAGAAGAGTATGCCGCTCATAAGGAaaagaaacagaaaaaaacacaaaaaggagag gagAAGGGTGAAAAGGATGATTTCAAACTACCCACTGGCACAGTATTGTTCTTTAATGAAGGCAGTGACAACCTCACTCGAGAGAAAATAAAGGATGCTCTGACGTCActag GTGGTGAAGTGgcatatattgattttaaccAAGGTGACACACAAGGTTGGGTGCGATTCAGCAAAGAAAATGCTGCAAAGGAACTCTCCGAAAAATTCACAGATGGAAAAGTCAAAATAGATGAGAAAGAAATCCCATTCAAGTTGCTTGAAGGTGATGAAGAAACGgcatatttagaaaaaactgTTGAAGAAATGGCCAAACGCCGTAAAAACATGAAAAACTTCAAGAATAGAGGAAGCAACAGGGGAAAGAATTTCAGAGGGAAGGGCAGGAAACGGAGGCAAGATGACAATGGTGGCGGCCCTCCATCTAAAGTTAAAGCcgatagttaa
- the LOC110991286 gene encoding androgen-induced gene 1 protein isoform X2: MILIKHSHKHLQLRELKKSKLLKCLMLPTYQLVLHGVYHWVAFANDVFGTDEASPRHPPLIRKLKDLLFTIAFPLGVYVSIAFWSVYAVDKELIFPEHVEKAYPPWINHPLHTFVSVFIILEMLTSNVTYPRRTVGLAMINIFMFSYLGFLFVVYGQTGEWVYPVLAYFNWPLRIIFCFGSIVIGHLFYFVGESLNIKLNPKVKSNKKSR; the protein is encoded by the exons atgatattaattaaacatagtCACAAACATTTACAACTAAGAGAATTAAAGaaatcaaaacttttaaagtGTTTAATGCTACCTACGTATCAACTG gTGCTTCACGGAGTTTACCATTGGGTAGCCTTCGCCAATGATGTTTTTGGTACAGACGAAGCATCACCGCGTCACCCGCCTTTAATacgaaaattaaaagatttgttATTTACCATAGCTTTTCCGCTAGGTGTCTATGTGTCTATTGCTTTCTGGAGTGTATACGCCGTGGACAAGGAACTTATATTTCCCGAACACGTAGAAAAAGCTTATCCACCATGGATTAATCACCCCTTACATacttttgtatctgtttttataatattagaaatgttAACGTCTAATGTAACCTACCCTAGAAGGACGGTCGGTTTAGCCATgataaatatctttatgttCTCGTATTTaggatttttgtttgtagttTATGGTCAAACAGGAGAATGGGTGTACCCTGTATTAGCATACTTCAATTGGCCTCTCAGAATAATCTTTTGTTTCGGCAGTATTGTAATAGGTCACCTATTTTATTTCGTAGGCGAAAGTttgaacattaaattaaatcctaAGGTTAAAAGCAACAAGAAGTCACGATAA
- the LOC123689519 gene encoding androgen-induced gene 1 protein-like codes for MALPILHIFAAVLNSYILWYDQVYVNVPFEKGLDSYPFRSRVLFLTLWNFVLHAVYYWIAFANDIFGTNDASPRHPPLIRKIKDVIFALAFPLGVYVSVAFWGVYAVDKDLIFPEPIEKAYPPWINHPLHTLVSVFITIEMLTSSITFPRRKLGLAIMNVFMFSYLVVLFIVFSQTGKWVYPVLTHLNWPLRISFCLGSVAIGHLFYFLGESLNRTLNPSSKVKGKKSR; via the exons ATGGCACTAccaatattacatatttttgctgctgtattaaattcttatatattgTGGTATGATCAAGTATATGTGAATGTTCCCTTTGAAAAGGGTTTGGACAGCTATCCGTTTAGGAGTCGCGTTCTCTTCCTGACTCTGTGGAATTTT GTACTTCATGCTGTTTACTACTGGATAGCCTTCGCAAACGACATTTTTGGTACAAACGATGCATCACCTCGTCACCCGCCATtaatacgtaaaataaaagaCGTGATATTCGCTTTAGCTTTTCCTCTAGGTGTGTACGTTTCTGTTGCTTTCTGGGGTGTATATGCAGTTGACAAGGACCTCATATTTCCCGAACCCATTGAAAAAGCTTATCCACCATGGATAAACCACCCTCTACACACACTTGTTTCCGTCTTTATAACTATCGAAATGTTAACATCTAGTATTACATTCCCCAGACGAAAGCTCGGTTTAGCAATAATGAATGTCTTCATGTTCTCATATTTGGTGGTtttgtttatagtttttagTCAAACGGGTAAGTGGGTGTACCCGGTGTTAACACACCTCAATTGGCCTCTTAGAATTAGCTTTTGTCTGGGTAGTGTTGCCATAGGtcatctattttatttcttaggaGAAAGTTTAAATAGAACTTTAAATCCGTCTTCTAAAGTCAAAGGCAAGAAGTCACGATAA